In a single window of the Papaver somniferum cultivar HN1 chromosome 8, ASM357369v1, whole genome shotgun sequence genome:
- the LOC113305892 gene encoding uncharacterized protein LOC113305892 produces MAAQNYHTILSQKERVNWIKFGNANTEFFHTQIKLRQAKNNIAKLEDTSAIPDIVNSEDNKILEKIPSQEEIKEAVFCLNQDGAPGPDGYAGIFYREAWNIIKEDLTNVIQFCWSNQLIPSGLNSNFLILLPKIQGAKKASQFRPIGLSNFCFKIFTKIPTIRMSNLIQKIIYPQQCAFIKGRNIHEQVLLASELVNEMNTNIKGGNVALKLNISQTYGTVSWDYLIAVLKKYGRELQIGFWCF; encoded by the exons ATGGCAGCTCAAAACTATCACACTATATTGAGTCAAAAAGAAAGAGTGAATTGGATCAAATTTGGTAATGCAAATACTGAATTCTTCCATACTCAAATTAAACTCAGACAGGCAAAGAATAATATTGCAAAACTTGAAGATACTTCTG caATTCCTGATATTGTCAACTCAGAAGATAATAAAATACTAGAGAAGATTCCTTCTCAAGAAGAAATTAAAGAGGCAGTTTTTTGTCTTAATCAAGATGGTGCTCCTGGACCAGATGGTTACGCTGGTATTTTCTACAGAGAGGCTTGGAATATTATAAAAGAAGATCTGACAAATGTTATACAATTCTGTTGGAGCAATCAATTAATTCCTTCTGGTCTAAATTCAAATTTTCTTATCCTTCTGCCAAAGATTCAAGGTGCAAAAAAAGCTTCACAGTTCAGACCTATTGGTCTAAGTAACTTTTGTTTCAAGATATTTACAAAGATTCCAACTATAAGAATGAGCAACTTAATACAAAAAATTATTTATCCACAACAATGTGCTTTCATCAAAGGAAGAAACATACATGAACAAGTCTTATTAGCATCAGAACTTGTTAATGAAATGAATACTAATATAAAAGGTGGAAATGTGGCCTTAAAGTTGAATATATCTCAAACTTATGGCACTGTAAGCTGGGATTACTTAATAGCAGTGCTaaaaaaatatgggagagaattacAAATTGGATTTTGGTGCttctaa